The following coding sequences are from one Eleutherodactylus coqui strain aEleCoq1 unplaced genomic scaffold, aEleCoq1.hap1 HAP1_SCAFFOLD_38, whole genome shotgun sequence window:
- the TMCO6 gene encoding transmembrane and coiled-coil domain-containing protein 6, with amino-acid sequence MWRRRKFGKTSQPGLEDLRAQRREQETALRSARREQHLISKRLLRDLNDDETLEENVQPAFSEQQVVQLVKDLHRGSADKLRSLIALRQGLRDKEVQLMFIRAEGSMRVLIGLFTCQLTDIQMEAARCLHELSNSADPAVCNACLPATSYLVTYLAGSSPNFIELCLYTLGNLIVDSEAARNQLLLQGMIPAFSHCTQSPHTTVLEAAGYALSQLLQAKEAPEKIVPIVLQSGLIQDILRLLLCSSEEGLGMMIEFAWCLHYIVSSHVNNILLISQGVLSTLMNLLIKLADFVTKTSIQCMELLICPIVRCLGNLLAEVDSSGNKIRIQDGKLLVALFVLMQHFQNEHVFMVKECLWTLNNLTVDDPLVSSALLYLNLTPLLLQLLGHSQEISVLVLTVLCNIADFGAAYCQRLEEKDLLSRVTLLLGSEDVQVTLRCLDLMTIFLRYSPEAEKDILVHSILQIPEIHKGHPQILQRMEVIQNYCKPMIED; translated from the exons CTTTAAGAAGTGCAAGAAGAGAACAGCATCTTATCAGCAAGAGGCTCCTGAGAGATCTCAATGATGACGAGACCCTGGAGGAGAATGTGCAGCCGGCTTTCTCCGAGCAGCAG GTTGTACAACTGGTTAAAGACCTTCATCGTGGGTCAGCTGACAAGTTAAGATCACTTATTGCTCTTCGTCAAGGTCTGCGGGACAAAGAGGTGCAGCTTATGTTCATCAG GGCGGAGGGCAGCATGCGGGTGCTTATTGGGTTGTTCACCTGTCAGCTGACGGATATCCAGATGGAAGCAGCGAGGTGTCTCCACGAACTCTCTAACTCGGCTGATCCGGCTGTCTGCAACGCCTGCCTGCCAGCTACATCCTACCTTGTTACGTATCTAGCAGGGAGCAGCCCCAACTTCATT GAACTCTGCCTGTATACACTGGGCAACCTGATTGTGGATAGCGAGGCTGCAAGAAACCAATTACTTCTGCAGGGGATGATTCCTGCCTTCTCTCACTGCACGCAG TCCCCTCACACGACTGTATTAGAAGCCGCTGGCTACGCTCTTTCTCAGCTACTGCAAGCAAAAGAAGCCCCTGAAAAAATAGTTCC GATTGTCCTCCAGTCCGGACTCATACAGGATATTCTGCGGCTGTTACTTTGCAGTTCGGAAGAAGGCTTAGGAATGATGATTGAATTTGCTTGGTGTCTCCATTACATTGTCAGCAG CCATGTGAATAATATTCTACTGATCTCCCAAGGTGTTTTATCCACTCTGATGAATTTGCTTATTAAGTTAGCAGATTTCGTTACAAAAACATCAATCCAATGCATGGAACTG CTGATTTGCCCCATCGTGCGTTGTTTGGGAAACCTTCTAGCAGAAGTTGACTCTTCAGGCAACAAGATTCGCATTCAAGATGGCAAACTCCTTGTGGCCTTGTTTGTTCTTATGCAACATTTTCAGAATGAACATGTATTCATGGTGAAAGAGTGTCTGTGGACCCTTAATAACCTCACAG TAGACGATCCTCTTGTATCTTCGGCGCTGCTGTACTTAAACCTGACGCCTCTTCTGTTGCAGTTATTGGGTCATTCTCAGGAAATTTCTGTGCTA GTCCTTACAGTCTTATGTAACATCGCAGACTTTGGGGCTGCTTACTGTCAGCGTCTTGAAGAAAAAGATCTTCTCTCTCGTGTGACTCTCCTGCTTGGCAGTGAAGATGTGCAGGTGACACTCCGCTGCTTGGACTTGATGACCATCTTCTTACGTTACAGCCCAGAG gctgaaaaagacatccTTGTGCATTCGATTTTACAAATTCCAGAAATTCATAAAGGTCACCCTCAGATACTACAGCGGATGGAAGTAATCCAGAATTACTGCAAGCCAATG ATAGAAGATTGA